Below is a window of Saccopteryx bilineata isolate mSacBil1 chromosome 11, mSacBil1_pri_phased_curated, whole genome shotgun sequence DNA.
CATAGTTTATATAAGTAGCACTTTAAACTTGAGAAACTACTCtattttcataaattaattaattgaaaatTATTAGTTTGAGGAAATTATCCTTCTGCCAGCACATGAAAGCTATGAAATTTAATAGTGTACCTCTTAAATTTTTAATGCAAGGAAAATTGTAGTGTGTAAAATAAGATTTCACTTATAATCTTGCTTTCGTTCAGTGATTaaattcttactcttttttttcagttaattgATAAATACGAgttgaaaataaaagtacaagacaTGAATGGTCAGTACTTTGGTTTGCAGACGACTGCGTCTTGCATCATTCAGATTGAAGATGTGAATGATCACCTGCCAACCTTTACTCGTACTTCTGTGAGTACATGATATTAATAAAAGGGAAATGCACAACCTAGTGTTAATTGCAAAATATGCACATATCTCCACCTATGTCGCATGATTTCAAATGAAGTATCCCCTGTATAGCAGTTTGGAGTTAGGGTTTAAATCGTGTTAACATAGTACTTTGTGAATTAGAAGAAGCAGGCTTACTTTACATGGTGTTCTATATTTGTGAGAGTTACTAATAATtaaattccttttgtttttattttgttttagtatgTGACAACAGTGGAAGAAAATGTAGTTGATGTGGAAATCTTACGTGTTAGCGTGGAGGATAAGGATTTAATTAATACTGCTAATTGGAGAGCTAATTATACTATTTTAAAGGGCAacgaaaaaggaaattttaaaattgtaacagATCCCAAAACAAATGAAGGAGTTCTGTGTGTAGTTAAGGTAAGAATAAATTAGTAAATGTTTTTAGATTATATTATTACTGATTAGTATACtaaacttaataaaaagagaggaatttttgTAAATGTAGCAATAAAATGTATAACTGTAAATGCTATGTTCTTCATATATAACTGGATGAATATGTTCATTTTgggaaccattttttttaaattgaggtataattgacctaacattatattagtttcaggtatacaacatcaCTTGATACTTGCACatgttgcaaaatgatcaccacaataaagttCAGTCACCAttcataaatacaaattttttttttcttgtaatgagaacttTCAAGATCCACTCTCCTGGCTACTTTCAAATATGCACTatagtattattaattataatcaccATGCCATAATTACATTCCcatgatgtatttattttataactggaaattttttcattttggcCAATTGATTCAATAGTCCATAAGTAGCAGTTTAAATTTCAGAAACAACTCTATCTttatgaattaattaaaaattactagtGTGAAGAACCTTACATAAAGGCatgcttttaaaagaatatttagatatatatgtgttcaaataatatgaaaatagaaTGCACTTTGTAACCAATAACTCTTAACAATTCAAAAACTCGTACAGCTGTGATGTCAGTGGGACGTACCAGGCTTTTCTAGCCCATTCTTTCTGTAGCTGGGTCAAGGAGCCTCCATTTCCCAAATGATGAGTTGTTGCTCCTGGTCAAACCCATAGAGAGGCTGTTTGTAGTTCCTTAGTTTCCCGGTTCAGAATGAGAAGCCCACCTTTCAAACGTGTAAATActtctaaaacattttaatacaaaATTACTCCTAATTCAGGAGCCAGAGTTAGCTTGTAAAGTGATCTGAGCTTTTTCGGTGTTAGGCGAGTCACAGGCTTATGTATCTGCTTCATCTCTACCTGGAACGTGACTCAATCCTGGGGGTTTCCTTTTGTACATATTACAGGGAGCATGGATCAAAAATAATGAATGCATCTTTTTTTACAATGATGAAAAGCAACTGCAGCCTTCAGTTTCTCTTTGTTTCAAAACGACAAAGAAATGTCCtttaaattttatctcttttgtcaccTACCCCTTGCCCTAATCCTTGGTGTTCTAAGAAGGAAATTTATTTCTGTAAAGTTTAAGACCTGACACAATTTTTGTCTTTTACTAACTGGTTTCACTCATTCCCATTACAGCTAcatattaagcaaaaataaaaacctgccATTAAACTTGATACTGTCAGTTTTTTGGAAAGTCACTAGGAtgggaaagataaaaaagaaagtgtaatGTTCCTaagctttctattttcttttctttctttttttttttttttttgtatttttctgaagttggaaatggggagagacagtcagacagactcccacatgtgccccaccgggatccatccggcatgtggcatgcccaccagggggcgatactctgcccatctggggtgttgctctgttgcaaccagagccattctagcgcctgaggcagaggccatggagccatcctcagtacccgggccaactttgctccaatggagccttggctgagggagggggagagacagagaggaaggagagggggaggggtggagaagcaggtgggcgcttctcctgtgtgccctggccgggaatcgaacccgggacttctgcacgccaggctgacgctctaccactgagccaaccagccagggctgctttctattttcttatctcttctctctttaaaatgttttataatatttgacccatgtttttgtttttgttttacctcGAACCAGGtacaaataatttcatttatctgAGGAGGGTAAGATAAACTGTCCAAAAATTAATAGAGTAGTCAATAACTGTTGATTAGGGTATGGACCTCCTAAAGTGTATCTCAAATGGTAACCCTGAAGcactttcattaaatatttaattaagttGTTATCAGGACCTGTGATGTTATTTGTGTTACACCTGCAGTTGGGAAAcaggtgttttatttgtttgtttggtttggttttgctgGCTTCACCAAATACTGAGTCCTCCCACCACCTCCATCTCGGTGGATGTTTAATATTCTCATGACTATTCCCAACACAGCACTCACATAGTTCTAAGTTTAATTAATTCTTTAGACTAGTTAGCATTGCCAAATATTAAACGTCTTGAACTGATTTTCAACACACTTGCTTTTGTAGCCTCTGAATTATGAAGAAACACAACAGCTGAACCTGCAGATTGGTGTTCTTAATGAAGCTCCGTATTATAGAGAGCGTAGTTCAAGATCAGACATGAGCACGGCTACTGTTACTGTTAATGTAAGAGATCAGGATGAGGGCCCTGAGTGTATCCCTGCACTGCAGACGATTCGAATTAAAGAAAACGCACCAGTGCAAACAAGGAGCAATGGCTATAAAGCATATGACCCAGAAACAAAAAGTAGCAATGGCATAaggtatttataatttaatttaattaactcCAAAtttaccatgttttttttttttaacttataatttattttgacatcAGTATTGTCATTTGGCTTACAATCCTTTTTGTTACTTTAATTTGTTATTAACaggtataagaaaataaatgacccAAAAGGATGGATCACTGTTGATGAAAACACAGGATCAATCACAACTTTCAGAAGcttggatagagagtcagaggcCATCAGAAATGGTATATACAATGTCACAATCCTCGCATCAGACAAAGGTAAGGACTGTTTTTTAAAGCAGATACATACATCTTCAATGCAAGAACCCTCAGCTGTTAAACCAAcagcatccattttttttttttttctgaagctggaaacggggagagacagtcagacagactcccgcatgcgcccgaccgggatccacccggcacgcccaccaggggcgacgctctgcccaccagggggcgatgctctgcctctccggggtttcgctctgctgcgaccagagccactctagcgcctggggcagaggccgaggagccatccccagcgcccgggccatctttgctccaatggagccttggctgcgggaggggaagagagagacagagaggaaggagggggtggggctggagaagcaaatgggcgcttctcctatgtgcccgggccgggaatcgaaccagggtcccccgcacgccaggccgacgctctaccgctgagccaaccggccagggccacagcatCCATTTTTAAGTCAGCTGTATACATTCTTAAAATGTGTTTCTCCTCAGCTGACATACAAAATAATTGAGAGGtttgttataatttattaattcatgtCTGCTTATGAATAACACTCTCAGGTGTaggtataattataaaataacttagtCATAGAATTACAACTTTTAATGATTTATAGaattaaataatcattaaaaattgaGGAAATGACTTCAGTAAAATTAGCTTCAATTTATCTAGTCaaactcttaaaatatttaccttggtagaaaaatttattttagaaagaacatATATATTGCCCCACAGTGTACAGTTCTGTCTTCTTACAGGAAACTAACAGTATACTTAGGTTTAGAATTCTAAGTAAGgacattatataaaaaataaaatttagttatgattaatactatattataaaattagaaagataTGACCACAAAGATTATGTGGTTCATTTATTGcataaaatatagttttactataacatacattttaactttaagtctatttaaaataaatatgctaactataataataaattacacTGTAGCTTGCAAAATTGGAATTTATAAGTAATTTTGAAAGATGTTTTAGATAGTCTtattctctcaaatcaatgaaaaatgtcTTATATTTGTTGACTAAATGGGTTAAAGCTGTTATCATTAATTTAACTTCAACCAATTAAGACTGTTAAGGCCTCagcttctcatgtgccttaatTAAGATGGAATTTTTGgtcaaacataaataaaaaaaaaatatgaggccctggccggttggctcagtggtagagcgtcggcctggcgtgtagaagtcccgggtttgattcctggccagggcacacaggagaagcgcccatttgcttctccacccctccccaacattggagcaaagatggccccggcgctggggatggctccttggcctctgccccaggcacctgagtggctctggtcgtggcagagcgaccccccagaggggcagagcatcgccccctggtgggcagagcgccaccccctggtgggcgtgccgggtggatcccggtcgggcacatgcgggagtctgtctctcccggtttctagcttcagaaaaataccaatatatatataggtatttttaccaatatatatatataaatttccatatatataaatttatatttatatatatttcatatatatatggaaatttatatatgtaatatataaattttcatataaatttcatgtatatatgaaatttaaattcgttgtttttacattttgataGCTCTTGACAAATGGTTTGTTGATAGATAAGATAAAAATTActgtctgagccctggccagatagtgaagtggttagagcattgtcccaaagcacagaggttactggttcagtccccggtcagggcacatacaggaactgattgatgctcctgtctttctctgtcttcctttctcactaaaatcagtaaaaaaaattactgtctaAAATTAGACATTTTGAATATAACTTTTTTCTACATTCTCCTCTGttgtgaaggaaataaaataattgagagaacaaatatttttatggtgTTTAATTGAGAGGACCTGTTAAGCATCATTGTCACATAAATGTGTAAAAAGCCCTTTCCCATTTTTTTGAAGAAAGGAGAATAATTatttctgtgactttttattttatgaactgAGATAACACAAAAtatacttttgtttctttctattgtttacatttttctaatatcTATACTGGCTAATTTCAGTTTCATTTGAGCCTTCCCTGCTAGTTCCTAAAGAAAGATGCTCCCTCCTTGGGGGCACTGACCTCCGGGCTATGCTCACTTCCCTCCTTCCTACTTCTCCAAGaccttgtttcttctttctgaaaCACTCTCTTACAGTTTCTATATCTTTACTTTTCAATATGTCCCTTTTTTCCttatgctttttacttttatGAAGTTCTCTGAAAaagtttaatttctctttttttttccatcttttctcaATCTAAACTCCTGGCAATTTTACCCAGGTATCTTCTTTATACAGGTGAATTTCAGGTTTCTCTATTTCTTGTGTATTTCAAATGGGGAGAAAGTATTTTCAGTTGTTTCAAACATTTAACAGGACAGTGTTATGCACATAAACCGTGAGGTCATGGGGCCTCCACTTGACATGACTTTATATCTGGAATTAGTACTTATTCATACACATAAAATTATACTAATGTTAGAAGGTGAGGACCTGGCCagtggtcagtggatagagcattggcctggagcatgaacatcccaggtttgattcccagtcagggcacagactggagaagtgaccatctgcttctccccctccacttctctccctatttccatctcacagccagtggcttgattggtccaagcgtcagccccgggttgctgaggatagctggtttGGAGTGCATcatcctcaagtgctaaaaatatcttggtatatgagcatcagcccaagatgaggtagctgggtggatcccggtcatggTACATGCacgagtctgcctcactatctcccctcctctcacctatacatacatacatacatacataaataaataaatacaatttaaaaagaaggtaTTACATGCCTGCACTCAAGTGAATTGGAGAGTGTTCTGTATGTCTCCATCTGATTAAAAACAGCTGTGAAACATTGTGAGCCAGATACCTAAAATCTTtggtttaaatgttttataacaaTACTAATTACAATGTGCAAAAAGACAAGTTTAATGGGCAACTCAAAATGTTTAAGGGGAAGAGAGATTCAAGCATTTAGcacaaaagtaaaaaagcaaacatGTAGGAACAATGCAATTAACCTAATGAACCAGATTCAGTTGGTAAAACTTGTACTTTCAACTCTGTGTCTGGACCCAAATGGAAAGAAATGTTCAGGACATCCGGCACTCGGGGAGAATAAGAAAGTGGCACGTAGTGTGAGAACAAGAGAAGCTGAGGCGTGAGGCAGTAGTGCTCTGATAGAAAGTATGCCAGGTAAACAgtatatctctctctctgccttcctttcatTGTATCGAGAATGTAGGTGTGCGTACTGTGCTTTTCCATCTTTTTGAATTTCCTTGTGCTTTTAAATATACCGGAAATgtcctttctccttttaaaaattatccaaaacTCACGTCCATAAAAGTTTCCATGTCCATTGTAGCTATGTAGTGAATGAATGACAAATCTCAATAGCAGTTACTGTCTGTACAACCCATTTGAAAGTGAtggtattttacttttaatattcccTAAGGGCATAACCTGTGACGGCTTGTGACTGTCATTTATAGGTGATGGGTGCCTAATAAgtatctttttaaagtttttaatgcaTAATTTTCTAGTGAAAACTCaaaactaaaaatgtatttttacattCGATGTTCTAGGTGGAAGGACATGTACCGGGACACTGGGAATTATACTTGAGGACGTGAACGATAACGGCCCATTAATcctgagacagacagagataatCTGCAAACCCGTCATGTCCTCCGCGGTGATTGTTGCTTCCGATCCTGATGACCCTATAAATGGCCCACCCTTTGCTTTCAGTTTGGACAGTGATTCTGATTCAGAAGTACAGAGAATGTGGAGACTGGCGAGACTTAATGGTATGTATTTCTAAATATGATTTTGTCCTTTTCAACATCAGGATGtctgaaatactttttaaatgaaatttcttgAGGTGACATATTAAGTTTCAGGGGCACAACTCAAGTCTGATCTCCTTCCATCAtaatatatttgaccccctttaccctgcTTATCCCCCCACCCTGAAATACTTTTCTtgatgaaagagaagaataattCACTATGTGAGAACCACCAATGAAAAAAGGCAATTTCTCAGATTTGGTGTGGTAAGAAGTGGATCTCTCTAGTACTTATCTCTCATCTGTTTTGCGCCATGATTGCCTTAGGAGCTAACGTGAATTCTTGTTTATTCTTGctccacatacacacacccttTGAGTGGGTCTAATATAATCACTTCCTGACTTGTGTACCTCCCACCTCCGCAGATTCTGTACATGCTAATGGTTCCACATACATCACAGGTCTGTTCTCCAGGAGGCAAGTCTGAGACAGAGTTTTTCAGGCAGAACATTTATTAAGGAATTTGCTTGGCATCAATGgctgtgacaggaagggagacaggattGGGCAAAAAGAGAAATCAAGCTGCAACTCAGGCCAATGGACAGTCTCAGATGACCCTACGGGGAGTCTGAGCTGACTGGCTTTTCAAAGTGGCCCCAAGTAGAGTTTCTACTTTCTCCTTGCTCAGTCAGTGGGTTGGGCTACCCTGAAAGGCACGACCTTTAGTGGGAAGACACGGTCTCTGAAGGTACTGATTGTCCCCCAAGCAGCTAGGACAGGGAGTCCCTCATGGCagggtatctgtgtgtgtgtgtgtcacacacaGTGTCCACTgtgtatctctcctctctctgctgtaTTAACTCCTGACCATTTCTTATCTATGTTTTCTACTTGGGATTCTCCCCCAAATTGACTCCTATATTACTTCTGACTTGAAGCACACTGATGTCTAGGGAGGCATGAGTAGGCAATGTAAAGGGGCCACTCTCCATGCCACCATGGCATCACTCCATGCCCCAGTTCTTAATGCATCAGCACGTTCTTCATCGCCTGACTACACTGCCCACAGGCCACAAGGCCCAGTCTCCCAGCGCTCCGGCTTTCGtcactctaggtcaggggtccccaaactttttacacagggggccagttcactgtccttcagaccgttggagggccggactataaaaaaaaactatgaacaaatccctatgcacactgcacatatcttattttaaagtaaaaaaacaaaatgggaacaaatacaatatttaaaataaagaacaaataaatttaaatcaaactgaccagtatttcaatgggaactatgggcctgcctttggctaatgagatggtcaatgtgctcctctcactgaccaccaatgaaagaggtaccccttctggaagtgtggcgggggctggataaatggcctcagagggccgcatgcggcccgcgggctgtagtttggggacccctgctctaggtccaTCAGGCTGAATGGGATCTGTCTTTAAAGTGTTCTGGAATGGTTTTCAACCCCATGCTTTCAATGACTATTCTTCAATTTCCCCGTTGggcaaataagaaaattaaggtcttgaaaaaaggaaaagggaaaatagaATGAAGTAATAGATgaatcatgtatttttaaaaaagtacactGAATggtcatattaaaaattataaaatgctgatAAAAACCAGTCTCTTAACAAGTTTATTCAGATAGGAAAAATTTTTTCAAGGAgagataaaaattttttcaaggagagataaatattttattacaaaaatcaAATGACCTTTTTTGAGAGACAGCAGAGATAACCTTTTATACGCAATATGTTTGCAATGGCTGGGGATAGACCTACTCAGTCCATTCTCATTACAATCTTGTAAGTAGCAGTAGTGCCACCCCATTAGGAGCATCCATCTGTAGGGAAATGTGATGACTATCCTATCACTCAATGTTTATGCTCAGAAGAAATCAATGACGTTCTATAAcacttggttttattttcttgcagATACAGCAGCACGACTTTACTATCAAAATGACCCTGCATTTGGACCATATACAGTACCTATCAAAGTTACAGATAAATATGGCCTGTCACAAGTCACTCCAGTAAACGTTATCGTGTGTAACTGTGTTACGGAAAATGATTGCACACTTCGCGTAGATCCTAGGATTGGCAGCGGAGAGATGAGACTCGGGAAGTGGGCCATCCTCGCAATATTGTTGGGCATAGCCTTGCTGTTTTGTGAGTCCCTTCATTAACTCAAATAATAGCCTTTAAAATAACTTTCAAGACACATTCTTAGATCAGCACTTCTATCTATAGCTATTCATTTGTACATAGCTGTATTCCTATTTAACACACCAattcaatttatatattgaaaatccATTTATTTATAGTTCTGCCTTTTGCTCAGCATAAACAAAGTTTAACACAAATACAGCAGTTAGCATGTCTTTGTTGGATATCTGGTTCGGGCAGACTTTTCTATTATATGCTACTTTAACACAAGCCAAAGTATATGCATTTTCCAGAAAGCTGCCTTTGTATTAGTCATCTTAAATTTGTAAATTTGCATTGTCTTATGGTAAATGCAAGTAATTTCCCTCATCCTCCAGGTATCCTATTTACCTTAGTCTGTGGGGTTACTGGGGCAGCCAAAAAGCCCGACGCATTTCCTGACGATTTAGCCCAGCAGAACCTCATTGTGTCCAACACTGAAGCCCCTGGGGATGACAAAGTGGTAagtagtttgtcttttctttaaatgtttatttttattgattttagagagagaggaggggagagcgagagacagagatgggaacattgatcttttcctgtacatgtcctgaccagggatcaaactggcaacctctgctttgagatgatgctccagccaaccaagctatctgccAGGGcagtagtttgtcttttaaaaataaatgcaaaggaGAAATTGGCCTTGCCAACTATAATTACCTTTTTTGAACAAACTTATTTTGAAATCAGGTAACttactatataaataaaatgttaccagTCTCATGgatcatttaaaaatagcattgaTTCCCTGTGGCAATAGATGGCATTGCAATTTAGCCATATAGTGTTACTTAATAGTAAAAATCTTTTAGCATGTCAGTATTATTTTCCACTTCAAAGGTTTCAACTTCAGAAccagttttttatatattgaaactgttgtttgtgttataaaaatgttttatttactatTCACAGATCATTAGCAtaattgcttaattttttttttctagcaacaACAATTAAATGACTATAAGCTTTGATCAGCATGGGAAGAACTTAAATGGAGTCTTTCTGATTCTAATTTGGGTTAAAAAGGAGCCTTAGGTCAAATACATGAAACAGTAATGTCAGCAAGTGACTTACAGCCCCAAGTTTGATTGCTAGCCTAATATGTCAATGAAGAAGGAGTAGATTCTCTATAAAAACATGATTGATGGTTACAATAGGCTAGATTTAGAAAACGAAAGAATGTGACATCTTGGAaggttttggaaaaaataaaactttgagttCTCTATAACTACATAAGGTAGAAAGTTAGTGGCCAAAGCTTCAGTATTCTTATTTGCCCTGctgatgtatttttattatttttatttatttagattgtaGAGATTCATTGTTGCAGCTAAGATTTTTATGGCAACTTTATTTCTATGATTCTTGTTTTAGTTGAAAGGGAACTAGATAAGACACTGAATGAAACCTATCGTTATTGCTGTTTCTGCCCTCGTCAGGTGGATGGAATGCATTTACACTAAGCAGGGTGACTGTATGTGAGACAGTCGGAATGGAATCCCGATTTTGAGGTGTGGGATGCTGGGAGGTTTTAACACATGAAGTAGTACAATATTTAAGAAGTTTTGAAAGACACAATGTACGTTAAGCTTTCTGATTTGTCTCAAGGTACAGACCATTTTATAGCTGCTATTTGCTTCTTGTATTGGACACTACATCATAAAGATGAGATTATAATAGTTAGGTACTCAGGATTGCCAAGCAAGATTTAATTCCTGCCTTCAAAGATCTTACCTTCTAGCTCAAAAATTCAGGACATTATCtacatggttttctttttcttccccttctccttctccttcttcttcttcgtttgtcatgtgtgtgagtgtgtgcgcgaGTGTGTTCTCTGTATTTCCCTAATATGAAGCGTTTTGTTTCAGTATTCCTCAAATGGCTTCCCAACCCAGACGGTGGGCAGTTCGGGCCAGGTAGTGTGTGGCACCGTGGGATCAGGAGTGAAAACTGGAGGGCAGGAGACCATTGAAATGGTGACAGGAGGACACCAGACCTTGGATTCCTGCCAGGGCCCTGGACATCATCACACTCTGGAGTCATGTAAGGGAGGTGGACAGCACACCctggatccctgtcagggaggACACATGGAGGTGGACAACTGCAGATACACGTACTCAGAGTGGCGGAATTTCACTCAGCCCCGTCTTTGTGAAGTGAGTTTCCCTAAGTGCCTTACAACTCTATTTTAATTTCTGTCCAACTTTCTAAATGacttttggtttttattattaGTCTACTAATTGGAAAGCTGttttccttaattttaatttagttacTATGTTCAGATATGAAGTGGATCTTTCTCTCACatgttggttgatttttagttcttAGTAATGtgagatattaaaataatttttctcatgaGTTTGTGTCAATATTTCCCACCTGACAGGTCATATCTTAGCAAGCCACATTCTCACACTAGACAATTCCAGCCTGCACAGTCACTATGCCTATGTAGAAAGATCTGACCCCACTTCAATTTGGGATCAGTTTAATGGATGTGTTTCGCCTAACCATATTTTCGAAAGGAAAAGTTACTTAAAGTGAACACTTGTGTATTTGTGCCACGTGTGTGGCTCTTAGAAACGTGCTATATAGTGAATTTATAGTGTGATTTATGATACAGACCAATCATGTGCATTTTTTATATGTAGGAACCCATTAGAGGACACACtctgattaaaaattaaacaatcaaAGGTAAATCAAagcctttatttttatgttcataaGTTTtggtgtttaaaataataataataaaatatgttgtgTTTTTCCCATGACAGAGGGTGCAGCTGTGTGATCAGGATGACAGCCCTGGACATGCTCAAGACTACGTCCTTACGTACAACTATGAAGGAAAAGGGTCCATGGCTGGCTCTGTAGGCTGTTGCAGTGAACGACCAGAAGAAGATGGACTTGAATTTTTGGATCACTTGGAACCCAAATTTAGGACACTAGCAGAAGCATGTGTAAGGCGATGACTGTGTATTAATAAGTCTACAAAAGCCAGTGGCTTtatcaccttttcttttctttttttttttttataaaaagccagaatttttttttaatagaaaacattATGTTTGGGACTACCCCTTTGTTTTGTTGGGATGTCTTTAGGGAAATGCACACTTACTAAGTAATGCTGTAAATAAGTATACAATTTTCCCAATTTTTAATAGAGTTTTCAAGTTTTTATCTTCTGCCCAAGGAGacctaaagaaatagaaatattaaggGAGTCTGCATTATTGTTTACATTTGTGTATAACGACAACTGCCAATTTATAGTGCAATAAGGTAAAACTAATTTAAGTCTTTATCACAGACTACTTAAAGTATAACCTAATAGAAAATTATAGAGACCTTGCTTTAAGGTGATCTCCAATTatctagaaaattaatttttttgtgtggtgCTTGAAGACTTGTTCTCCTAAACATTCttaataatattgttttattcttATAACAAGATCTCTGTTTATAATACAAAGGGAGATTCCCAACCAGGCACTAACTATCATAACAATTCCATTTTGGTGGAAGTGAATTTCTAGGTTGTATTCTATATGAAATCTACATTTCCTCTGTTACCCACCTTGTCAGCAAAATTTAAGCTAAAAAAATGCTCtaagaatgtatttttattccTGCAAGGTTTtggtctccctctctttctctttctcctcattcctcctccttcccctttgttctccctct
It encodes the following:
- the DSC2 gene encoding desmocollin-2 isoform X1 — its product is MAAAPATRSRARALGRQLLLTLTVLTFACDACNNVTLHVPSKLDAEKFVGRVDLKECFKSANLIHSSNPDFQVLEDGSVYTTNAILLSSEKRNFTISLSNTENQEEKKILVLLEHQTKVLKRSHPKEKVLRRAKRRWAPIPCSMLENSLGPFPLFLQQVESDTAQNYTIYYSIRGPGVDQEPQNLFYIERDTGKLFCTDRVDREQYDSFELVAFATTPDGYNPESPLPLIIKIEDENDNYPIFTEEIFIFTIAEHSRVGSNVGQVCATDKDEPGTLHTLLKYTILEQWPASPTLFYMHPSTGVITTTSSQLDRELIDKYELKIKVQDMNGQYFGLQTTASCIIQIEDVNDHLPTFTRTSYVTTVEENVVDVEILRVSVEDKDLINTANWRANYTILKGNEKGNFKIVTDPKTNEGVLCVVKPLNYEETQQLNLQIGVLNEAPYYRERSSRSDMSTATVTVNVRDQDEGPECIPALQTIRIKENAPVQTRSNGYKAYDPETKSSNGIRYKKINDPKGWITVDENTGSITTFRSLDRESEAIRNGIYNVTILASDKGGRTCTGTLGIILEDVNDNGPLILRQTEIICKPVMSSAVIVASDPDDPINGPPFAFSLDSDSDSEVQRMWRLARLNDTAARLYYQNDPAFGPYTVPIKVTDKYGLSQVTPVNVIVCNCVTENDCTLRVDPRIGSGEMRLGKWAILAILLGIALLFCILFTLVCGVTGAAKKPDAFPDDLAQQNLIVSNTEAPGDDKVYSSNGFPTQTVGSSGQVVCGTVGSGVKTGGQETIEMVTGGHQTLDSCQGPGHHHTLESCKGGGQHTLDPCQGGHMEVDNCRYTYSEWRNFTQPRLCERVQLCDQDDSPGHAQDYVLTYNYEGKGSMAGSVGCCSERPEEDGLEFLDHLEPKFRTLAEACVRR
- the DSC2 gene encoding desmocollin-2 isoform X2 → MAAAPATRSRARALGRQLLLTLTVLTFACDACNNVTLHVPSKLDAEKFVGRVDLKECFKSANLIHSSNPDFQVLEDGSVYTTNAILLSSEKRNFTISLSNTENQEEKKILVLLEHQTKVLKRSHPKEKVLRRAKRRWAPIPCSMLENSLGPFPLFLQQVESDTAQNYTIYYSIRGPGVDQEPQNLFYIERDTGKLFCTDRVDREQYDSFELVAFATTPDGYNPESPLPLIIKIEDENDNYPIFTEEIFIFTIAEHSRVGSNVGQVCATDKDEPGTLHTLLKYTILEQWPASPTLFYMHPSTGVITTTSSQLDRELIDKYELKIKVQDMNGQYFGLQTTASCIIQIEDVNDHLPTFTRTSYVTTVEENVVDVEILRVSVEDKDLINTANWRANYTILKGNEKGNFKIVTDPKTNEGVLCVVKPLNYEETQQLNLQIGVLNEAPYYRERSSRSDMSTATVTVNVRDQDEGPECIPALQTIRIKENAPVQTRSNGYKAYDPETKSSNGIRYKKINDPKGWITVDENTGSITTFRSLDRESEAIRNGIYNVTILASDKGGRTCTGTLGIILEDVNDNGPLILRQTEIICKPVMSSAVIVASDPDDPINGPPFAFSLDSDSDSEVQRMWRLARLNDTAARLYYQNDPAFGPYTVPIKVTDKYGLSQVTPVNVIVCNCVTENDCTLRVDPRIGSGEMRLGKWAILAILLGIALLFCILFTLVCGVTGAAKKPDAFPDDLAQQNLIVSNTEAPGDDKVYSSNGFPTQTVGSSGQVVCGTVGSGVKTGGQETIEMVTGGHQTLDSCQGPGHHHTLESCKGGGQHTLDPCQGGHMEVDNCRYTYSEWRNFTQPRLCEEPIRGHTLIKN